In Silene latifolia isolate original U9 population chromosome 3, ASM4854445v1, whole genome shotgun sequence, a single window of DNA contains:
- the LOC141646537 gene encoding uncharacterized protein LOC141646537 gives MSEPSEEIANPPPVPNYSFYLKTKPFDTLKLAIEHLLDPNFNNDGFGMVGAASDSLAISVNDNDNATATLLLKSSGTIEFQSTAPPSRMGAMLAPLRLISQGFPRYLDDRDDDFVVIYHLKGTDRLQLEFGTYPRTGIWATIVENPRVTMFPNLTVLSAITVPVDDIRAMNDYILRAQDRTVFVDWKDDFATFQIGSREKWKYEVKEATRLKQGQSIKAWLSWSYYTRLMRGASFLADKVRVYFLSVPEQHVLFQFRIGESADLFLLQKACLVITDGDMSAEAGARDEDVSDSVTYNTLSIF, from the exons ATGTCGGAACCTTCAGAAGAAATCGCAAACCCACCACCTGTTCCTAATTACAGCTTTTACCTAAAAACGAAACCTTTCGATACATTAAAGCTTGCAATTGAACATCTTCTTGATCCTAATTTCAACAATGATGGGTTCGGGATGGTTGGGGCCGCTAGTGACAGTCTCGCAATTTCAGTTAATGACAATGATAATGCTACTGCCACTCTACTGCTGAAGTCTTCTGGTACAATCGAGTTTCAGAGCACCGCACCGCCGTCACGCATGGGTGCAATGTTAGCTCCTTTGCGTTTAATATCTCAGGGTTTTCCTCGTTATCTCGATGATCGTGATGATGATTTTGTGGTTATTTATCATCTTAAGGGAACTGATCGACTTCAGCTCGAGTTTG GAACTTACCCTCGTACTGGTATTTGGGCTACAATTGTCGAAAATCCTCGTGTTACAATGTTTCCCAATCTCACGGTCTTAAGTGCGATTACTGTACCAGTTGATGACATAAGGGCGATGAATGACTATATATTGCGAGCACAAGATCGTACTG TTTTTGTTGATTGGAAGGACGACTTTGCAACGTTTCAGATTGGAAGCCGTGAAAAATGGAAGTATGAG GTTAAAGAAGCAACGAGGTTGAAACAAGGGCAAAGCATAAAGGCCTGGTTGAGTTGGAGTTATTATACAAGGTTAATGAGAGGGGCGTCTTTTCTAGCCGATAAAGTTCGTGTGTACTTTCTGTCAGTTCCGGAGCAGCACGTCTTGTTTCAGTTCCGCATTGGAGAATCAGCTGATTTGTTTTTACTACAGAAGGCTTGTTTGGTGATCACTGACGGTGACATGTCTGCAGAAGCGGGTGCACGAGATGAAGATGTCAGCGATAGTGTTACCTATAATACCCTCTCTATTTTCTAG